AGCAGGGACACTTTGTCCATCGAGTCGCATGTAATAAATATGATTGGTTTGATGAGGAGAAAATGGGCTCTTCTGTATTTCAAAAACACAAATGCAATCTGTGTCGTTTTCTATGATTTTAACATTTATACCTTCTGGCATTGGGATTATATTGCCTGAAGCTTTGGAAATAACTCTATCTTTCTCTAAAACAATATTTATTGGACTTAGCGCTCCCTGAAATGATTTTTCCTTCTTGTCACCGATCCTTCTTCCAACTGGAGTTCCCCATATTATTATTCCACCATTTGAATTTAGAAAGGCACATGCTGCCTTGTAAATGCCCTCATATTTAGAATCCATCGAACCATGTTCCACAAACGATTTGTATTCTATGGAATCTGTTTCCTCCTTCGCTTCTGCAAAGTAGCCTTCAATATCATTCCAAGTAAGATCATTTAATGGTTTGCCAAAATAGTTTTGAGAATAGTTCATTTAATTATATATGAATTTTAGTGAGGTGTAGAACCTAAAACAATTTCAAATTAAGTCATCAACAATATCAGCAAAATCAAATTCGTGAATTAACATAATTGTATGCCCTTCCTTGCGCAGATCGATAGCCTTTTCAACTTTTCTTCCGTAACATGAAAAAGCCCAGGCCTTATTTCCTCGATCTCCAACAATTAAGTAATCTGTTTTTCGATTAATACTATCAGTTGGAATACCGCCCAACTTAGCTATGTCCTTTTGAAGATCTTCCCGATTACCTCTTTTAAGTACTCCAGTTATGCAAAACGTTTTTCCGGAAAAGACTACATTAGGTTCACTTGAACACAAACCTGAAATACTTATCTCCGTTGTTTCTTGTTTAACAAGAGCATCGGTTGAAGAATCATGTAATTTTACGAATTGATTAAAATATGCTTTCAAAACTAATTTCTCCTCTTCATCAATTTTATTATCCGAAAGAATAGAGGAAATCAAACTTCTCACCTCATCATATGGATAATAATTGTTTAAATGTTCATTTTCCTCAAGCCATTTATTTAACTTGTATACTTCCTCATCACTTATAACCCCATCAGCCAATATGCCATGACAAAGCCCTTGCAAAGTTTGGAGATCAGTTGTTACAGCATTATAATAATAGTTATCCCCTTCGTATTTTTGACATAACCAAAATAAGTCTTCTATTGTTTCCTTTGGTGGAATTTTATCTGATATTGTTCTTTCAATGATAGTCATAAACTCATTGAAAGGATTACGATGAATTAATTTTTTATGATTTTGCACCCATTTTTGTAGTTCATGGATTTCTTTTTCATTAACTTCATCATCAAGATTAATTCCAAGCAAAATTCCTTTTAAAGAGCTTATTGCTTTATCTGCCTGTGCTTTCGCTGTATATATTTTCAGGACTTGTTCATCAACTTTACTCATTGTTTTTTGTTTTAAATTTACGTATAATTATTTGTTGATTTCATATTATTTAAAATCATTTATAAATACCCCTTTACCCTTTCTCCGGTAATAACCCTTCCATATTTACCAAATAGATGTCCTTCCTGAAGCATTGTTCTCCTTGTAAAAGGATTAGCGTTTATACGCCCATCCTCTACTGCCTTTATAAAGCCCTTTCTGTTAACATGCCCAATTTCAATTACCTTATAATCTTTAAGATGAACAAGTACGAAATCAGTCCAATCGCCAGTTATTTTTGTTGTTTGTCCGCTACTATTTTCGCAACTGATCAACTTTACTGAAACCCTTGTTTTCTTATCGGCACTATGTAGATCATATTCCTTTTCAACTTTGCTTTTCGCTTTGATTAAGATAAGACCCATTTCCTTTTGAAAAAACTGAAGAGCTATTAACTCTCCAATCCTCCCCATTATATTATCATTCCCTTTTAACGCTTCGACATTTTTTGCTTGATCCAAAAAATCCTTGCGAGCTTTTAAATAGGAAATAGCTAATGCCTGTAATTTTTCATATTCATCCATAATGCTGTTTTATAATTTTTAATTAAAATGCTCTATGATTATTTCCTCAAGCATCAGAAACCACTTCCTATATGGCCACTTTTGTTAATTCCCTATATTTAAAAACTTAAATAAAAACTCTCAGTTGGAACTGAAAAATTCTCAAAATGAAACCAAAATTTTAATGTAACACAATTACCAGGACAATCATGAAACTTTCTCAATTGCAATTGAAATCTTTTAGCTTTTAAGGATTCAAATATCATAGGAGCATTAAGTACCTTTGTATTGATTCTATTATTGTAGTCCATTTCATGATGAATGGTGCCAATGGAATGAAGAAAATGTTCAGCAGGAATACCTTTTAATTGCGAATCTATTTTTTCAATATGGATTTCTATCTTATTGAGTAATAGTATTTCAGGGCTACTATTTGTGAATTGAAAATCAAAAACCGGATCAGCTGATAAATTTGAACTGTTTGATGAATATTTCTGATAATAACTATATTTCTCTCCCTTAAAAAGAAACCAATTGCTTATTGTACAATCAATTGAAGACTGACTTAGTTTAAATTTCCCAACACCTTGTGGAAATAATTCTGGAAAATAGTGATATCCGATATGGTCGTGTTTTAGAACCAATTCTATAATTTTCGTATGTCCCCAATGAGTAAGTTTGAAATGAGCCATACGAATAAGACCATTTGATTCAACTGTATATGAATTTTCATATTTTCTCCGTTGCACATCAAACCATTCCTGTTGCTCTTTATACCAATCTTCAGGTGTAATAAGAATAAACTCCTGTAGAAATTTATTTTCTGTCAATGCACTTTCAATTGATAATTGAATTTCCTTTTTTTGATTCGAAGTAAGATTTGCTGAATAGAATTTATACTGAAAACCAATAGCGAGTTTTTTAAAATCTTCGTTTCCTCGAATATAACCATCAACTTTTTTATAATCACCTGAGGCATCAGACTCCGAAACGAAATTAATCCCTTTTATAGAATAATCTGCTTGTAAAAGAATTTTAATAAAGCGGGCGAATTCTTGGCCACCTTCACTACCGTTTGATATTTTCTGATATAATGTAGAAGTATTTGGTATTGGCATTTTTTTATTATGGATTGATTAATTTTAACTCATTAGCAACATCAAATGTTAATTTGGCTAAAACCCTTTTATCAAAATCTTTTTCATTTACGTAATTCCCAAAGGCAATTCTGTAAAGCTCATCCTTGGAACAAGATTTAAATAATTTGAGGAACCAAATCAAATATGCGCCTTTTGATATATGAGCTTTTAAAATAATTTCCTGAATATAGTCAGAATGTTCCGAAAAAATATTTTCCAATTTAAAAACCTTATTTTGACGATTAATTGCTTTTTTATTTGTACAATTTTGCCGTTCAATTATTTTTATATCCAAATCATTTGCTCTACCTACTAATGATCGATAGTTTTTGGGAATCCATGTAAAAATAGCATTACTTCCATGTTCATTTTCATAAGGATGTAAATATTTACTTAGCGAAAATTCTTTGCTCCCTTTCTTTTTGTTACAAATTGTACAAGAAGGAATTAGATTGTAGAATGATAGAGAAAGCAAGGGGTGCGCTTTTTGCGAAAAAAAATGATCGAATTCCGGACGAGTGACTTGATTTCCATCCTCTATTATGGTAAAGGTATATTGTCTATTACAATACAGGCAAGTTCTTATGTTTAAAGCTCCTGCCAATTTGTATGGATTCCAGCCAACATTGACTTTCCTCTTAATAAAAGCATTATAATTAAATATTTTTCTAAATTCAAGGTCAATAAGTTTTTTATCAGTCCTGTACTTTTTGATAAAGGAATACAAATCTTTCTCAATCTGTAATAAATCTTTTGGTTTGAATGTGATTAAAGCCTCGAGATTTTTTTCAATATAAATCTTGATACTCTTATTGAATCGGCAATCAGAGCTTTTTAAAGATTTTATGATTGAAGCTTTTAAACCCTCAAAATGATTTATGCAGATTAAATCTAAGTTTCGTTCTTTGCTTCTGTGTATTTTTAACATTCAAATAGTTTTTTTTCTAAGAGCTTTCAATTTATCATCAATCAACTTTTTTTGTAATTCTAAAGTATATTCCTCCCAGTAATCTGGTCGAACTTTCAAAGCCAATAACTGAAATAACTTTTCTTGGACAATAGGATCATCAATAATCTTTATAAATTTTTCAATAGAATCAATTTTTTCCTGACTTTTATCCTGTCCTTCCGAAAGCCATGTAAGAACCTCATTGATTTTATTTTCCGCCAATTTTCCAATAGGAGTGTCAAGAAAAAAGGAGGTAGCTAATAGGTCATGAATATTAGCAGCGAAAGAGGTTACAAGGGATTTATCGACAATTGATAGATTATTAACCGACTTTAAAAAAACGATATTATAATGAGGCAAATCAGAAATTATAAATGGCGAATTACTGGTCACTATTAATTGTATCTTCGGAATGTTAAGAATTGTTGGAAGAAATTTTGTGAGGTTATAAATCAATTCCTTTTGCCATTGTGGATGCATATGTGCCTCCCCTTCATCAATCATAATAACTACATCTGGTTCCTCTTCAAACTTTGACATATTATGTATATTTACCCTGTAGTCATTTATTTTCTTAACGTAATCAATTATTTGATTTTGCGCATCATAAAATCTGGAAAACATTGAAAATAAAGATTGCTCACCAGTACTTAAGCCAGACCAGTGGCGTAAATGTTAATAACCCGACCAAGCCTAAAGCCAAGAGTTTAAAAGTAATCCGAGCCAAAAAATGAAACCAATAATTGACCTTAAAAGTCAAAAAATCGAAAACAGAAACCGAGCCGACCAATAGCCAAAATTAAAAGCTAAAAAAGCCCTGAAAAGTCCGTAAAAGTTGAGAAAATCGAGCCTGACAGATTAGCCGAATTGTTGATAAGTCTAAACCGAGAAGCAAGCCGAAATTTAAGCGATTAAGAGAAAAAAGCCCAAAAATAAAAAGCGAATCCAAACCAACCGACCAAACCGACCGAAAAAAGCCCCAAAACTGAATTGATTAAAAAACCAACTGTGCCGAAATCGGCACAAAAAAAGCCCCTGTTCCACCTGTGGCGGAATGAAAAGCACCACGCCAAAGCGTGGTAAAAAAAAGCCCCTTTCTCTGCCTTGCAGAGAATAAAAAAGCCCAATAAAAAAGCCCAAAAAAAAGAGCTGCGAAGCAGCGAGTATTTAAAAAGCAAATAGAAAAATATTTGAATTGAACCAAGCAAAAAAGCCCCAAAGCCGAACCGAATAAACCAAAATTTAGAACAAATAAGAGCCTAAAAAAGCCCAAAAAATGAACAGCTAAAAAATAAAATTAGAGCCGATTAAAACCGAAAAACAAGCCTTAGACTGCGGAAATAATAAAAGAGAAATTAAGAGTAAAAAAAGCCCCAAAACCAACCAAAACCCAAGCCCAAAACCAACCGAAAAACAAAGAGAAAAACCACCAAAAAGAACAACAAAAAACACAAACCCAAAAACCCAAAAAGCCCCCTTTAAAATCCATCATTCGGAAGGCTCAATGACCCCCGAAATTGGGGCGGAATGGGGAAAAGGAAAAAGAGAGAGAAAAAGGAAGGAAAGACAGAGCAGTAAAGGGATAGAAGCGATTTTGAAGCTGTGTTAATAACTTTCTTGGGGCGAAAGGGCAGGAAGCTGTTTTAACAGCGATTTAAAGCAAAAAGAAAGCCCAAGCTGTGAACTTGGGCTTTGAATTAGTCATTTCTTTTAACGTATTCCAAATTCGTAAAAGTGTAGTCTTGTTCTTTTTCTAAGGCTTTAAAAGTTCCTTTAAATTCGGAAGAACTTTTCAAAGTAAATTCATAGTTGCTTTTACCGATTGCTTTTATTTCATATTGCCATTTTATTCTTGATAATTCAGGTAAATTAGCATTTTTGAAGTACTTATAACAGATGTATTTTTCTGAATTATCCATCTTGATTAAGATTACAACGTTTTCCTTTTCAAGATTCAAATGAAACCTTTGATTTAAAAATTCTAATGACTGCAAAACGAGTTTATCGCTTTTTTGAGCGATTGCATTGCAGCTACAAAAAACTGCTAAAACAACGTATATAAAGAGCTTTGCCATATTCTATTTCGTAATTGGAGCTACATCCTTTTTGTCGGGTGCATTACCTGAACCCCTTCCATGTTGTCCTTGACCTGTTTCTAAGGATTGATTTTGAGATTGAAGTAAGGTGTTTGTAAATCCAATAGCCCAATCACTTCTTTGACTCTCCGTCATGTCATTGAAATTTACCCCATTAAATTCTCCGTTCATTTCACTCATTATAACATTCATCATGCCATGAGCAAATTCGTGTAAAGTAGCGTGTTCTGCTCCAAAAACATTACTGCCCCCTTCTGTTGAAAGATTTATTCCATTCTTTATCAAACCTGACGTAACAAGAATTTCATTTTTATCCTGTGTTGAAGAAGTTATTGTAGGAGCCATAAACTTACCATTGTCCTTATATGTTTTTGTTGCACCGTAAAAGAAAGTTGTTGCATTACCATCTTGAACAGCACCCCCTGTTACCATTTCGCCATCACTATTTCGACTTACAGATATATTTTGATTGGCAATAACTGTTGTAACTGTTTGGGATTTTACTAATGTCTCTTGGAAATAGTTGAACATTAAAGTTTGTTGTGGAGTCATATTTTTCGGTGGTTCAGCATTGTGAATTAGTGTATTATTTACAAAGCTGAATCCATTGTCTTTACCAAACGCATAATTTAAAGTCTTTAGGACTAAAGTTTGAGCCGCAAGCGAAAACGCTTTTACTTCTTTCCCGTCAGGGTCTGTAAAGAAAATTGGATTATTAGCAGCGTAAGCATACGGACTAATGTCGGGATATTTTTTTGCTTTAGCATCTATTTTGGGTGTTCTTCCTAAGCGAGTATCTAACCACCTATCCCCCATATCTACTATGTTTCCTGACCCTGAAACTTCGTCTATCCTTTCGTGACCACCGAAAGAGTAACGGTAATCCCCGCTATTGAACGAACGGCCCGGCATTTCTTGACCGAATGGGTAAAAATCTCGCGACACCAGGATGTCTGCATGGTATCCGACAATGTCCCCGTTGCTGTCTATCTCGGGTATTTTACGATCAGACACGACAACATGAACGTTCCCTA
This DNA window, taken from Bacteroidota bacterium, encodes the following:
- a CDS encoding BRCT domain-containing protein yields the protein MSKVDEQVLKIYTAKAQADKAISSLKGILLGINLDDEVNEKEIHELQKWVQNHKKLIHRNPFNEFMTIIERTISDKIPPKETIEDLFWLCQKYEGDNYYYNAVTTDLQTLQGLCHGILADGVISDEEVYKLNKWLEENEHLNNYYPYDEVRSLISSILSDNKIDEEEKLVLKAYFNQFVKLHDSSTDALVKQETTEISISGLCSSEPNVVFSGKTFCITGVLKRGNREDLQKDIAKLGGIPTDSINRKTDYLIVGDRGNKAWAFSCYGRKVEKAIDLRKEGHTIMLIHEFDFADIVDDLI